A stretch of Rhododendron vialii isolate Sample 1 chromosome 4a, ASM3025357v1 DNA encodes these proteins:
- the LOC131323165 gene encoding pto-interacting protein 1: MSCLGCCDDDDMHRASDNAQFTGNNASGHGGYHATEAAPKDTKTVDVLPIAVPTIPVDELKEITENFGTKALIGEGSYGRVYYGLLKSGQAAAIKKLDTSKQPDQEFLAQVSMVSRLKNENVVELLGYCLDGGLRVLAYEFASNGSLHDILHGRKGVKGAQPGPVLSWAQRVKIAVGAAKGLEYLHEKAKPHIIHRDIKSSNVLLFDDDVAKVADFDLSNQAPDMAARLHSTRVLGTFGYHAPEYAMTGQLSSKSDVYSFGVVLLELLTGRKPVDHTLPRGQQSLVTWATPKLSEDKVKQCVDARLGGDYPPKAVAKMAAVAALCVQYEADFRPNMSIVVKALQPLLNTRSGPPGETPVV; this comes from the exons ATGAGCTGCCTCGGCTGTTGCGATGACGATGATATGCATAGGGCTTCTGACAATGCACAGTTCACGGGAAATAATGCATCAG GTCATGGGGGATATCATGCTACTGAAGCTGCCCCAAAGGACACAAAAACTGTAGATGTCCTACCTATTGCTGTCCCAACTATCCCAGTGGATGAATTGAAGGAAATAACAGAAAACTTTGGTACAAAGGCTTTAATCGGTGAGGGCTCATATGGAAGAGTTTACTATGGCCTTCTCAAAAGTGGACAGGCTGCTGCCATTAAAAAGTTAGACACCAGTAAGCAGCCAGACCAAGAATTTTTAGCACAG GTTTCGATGGTATCAAGACTGAAAAACGAAAATGTTGTTGAGCTTCTTGGTTATTGTTTGGATGGTGGTCTCCGAGTCCTTGCCTATGAGTTTGCTTCGAACGGATCTCTTCACGATATTCTTCATG GACGGAAAGGAGTCAAGGGAGCACAGCCCGGTCCAGTTTTGTCATGGGCACAAAGGGTTAAAATTGCTGTTGGAGCTGCAAAAGGGCTTGAATATTTACATGAAAAGGCAAAGCCTCATATTATTCATCGTGACATCAAGTCCAGCAATGTCTTACTTTTTGATGATGATGTCGCTAAAGTTGCAGATTTTGATCTGTCCAATCAAGCCCCTGACATGGCTGCACGTCTGCATTCCACTCGTGTTCTAGGAACATTTGGTTATCATGCTCCAGA GTATGCAATGACTGGGCAACTGAGTTCAAAGAGCGATGTTTACAGCTTTGGTGTTGTTCTCTTGGAACTCTTGACTGGGCGTAAACCTGTTGATCACACATTGCCACGTGGACAACAGTCTCTTGTTACATGG GCAACACCAAAACTCAGCGAAGATAAGGTGAAGCAATGTGTTGATGCTAGACTGGGAGGAGATTACCCTCCCAAGGCTGTGGCAAAG ATGGCTGCTGTTGCTGCCTTGTGTGTCCAATATGAAGCTGATTTCCGTCCGAACatgagcattgttgttaaagcTCTGCAGCCTCTGTTGAATACTCGATCTGGACCTCCTGGTGAAACACCAGTCGTGTGA
- the LOC131323163 gene encoding probable receptor-like protein kinase At5g18500, which produces MASVNDVLSKTTPIFHLKVWVLIGILVGMSIVIILLVLSICLTFRKKSRRVNDTLPVSQIPTVSKEIKEIRVDRNSAPNGDFLTLQDKFNDNVSDEHLKRPSLDKTKNAVNSGQSDSFNHLEKVDDGSQSGEKGSIFESAEHPISATSPLSGMPEFSHLGWGHWFTLRDLEIATERFSKENVIGEGGYGVVYRGYMVNGTAVAVKKLLNNLGQAEKEFRVEVEAIGHVRHKNLVRLLGYCIEGTHRMLVYEYVNNGNLEQWLHGAMRQYGYLTWEARMKVLLGTAKALAYLHEAIEPKVVHRDIKSSNILIDDNFNAKISDFGLAKLLGAGKSYITTRVMGTFGYVAPEYANSGLLNEKSDVYSFGVVVLEAITGRDPVDYGRPADEVNLVDWLKMMVGSRRSEEVVDPTIETRPSTSALKRALLTALRCVDPDSNKRPKMSQVVRMLESEEYPIPREDRRRPRKHGGNTEGEIHMETSDTDKSDIPVLKSEIRSNHKA; this is translated from the exons ATGGCATCTGTCAACGATGTATTATCAAAGACAACACCTATTTTTCACCTTAAAGTCTGGGTTTTGATAGGGATCTTGGTTGGGATGTCCATTGTGATTATTCTGTTGGTGCTATCGATTTGTCTTACCTTCCGAAAGAAATCCAGAAGGGTTAATGACACGCTTCCAGTTAGCCAAATCCCAACTGTGTCAAAGGAGATCAAAGAGATCAGGGTTGACCGAAATTCAGCTCCTAATGGTGATTTCCTCACCCTTCAAGATAAGTTCAATGATAACGTCTCAGACGAGCATTTGAAGCGTCCAAGTCTAGACAAAACAAAGAATGCAGTTAATAGCGGTCAATCAGACTCATTTAATCATTTAGAGAAAGTTGATGATGGCTCTCAATCAGGAGAAAAAGGGAGTATATTTGAATCAGCTGAGCATCCTATAAGTGCCACTTCCCCTTTATCTGGTATGCCTGAGTTCTCTCACCTTGGCTGGGGTCATTGGTTTACGTTAAGAGACCTAGAAATCGCGACAGAGAGATTTTCAAAGGAAAATGTGATTGGTGAGGGTGGATATGGAGTTGTTTACCGGGGCTATATGGTTAATGGGACTGCTGTGGCTGTTAAGAAGCTCCTCAACAATCT GGGACAAGCAGAGAAGGAATTCAGGGTGGAAGTTGAGGCTATTGGTCATGTGCGGCATAAGAACTTAGTTAGACTTCTGGGTTACTGTATTGAAGGAACTCACAG GATGTTGGTTTATGAGTACGTCAACAATGGCAATTTAGAGCAATGGCTTCATGGAGCTATGCGCCAGTATGGATATCTTACTTGGGAGGCCCGCATGAAAGTTCTCCTTGGCACTGCTAAGGC GCTTGCCTACTTACACGAAGCCATTGAGCCAAAAGTCGTGCATCGGGACATCAAGTCGAGCAATATACTGATTGATGATAACTTCAATGCTAAAATATCTGATTTTGGACTAGCCAAGTTGCTGGGTGCTGGAAAGAGTTATATTACAACCAGAGTTATGGGTACTTTTGG ATATGTGGCTCCAGAATATGCAAACAGTGGTCTCCTAAATGAGAAGAGTGACGTTTACAGCTTTGGGGTTGTGGTCTTGGAAGCAATTACTGGGAGGGATCCAGTGGATTATGGTCGCCCAGCAGATGAG GTAAATCTGGTCGACTGGCTCAAAATGATGGTTGGCAGCAGGCGCTCAGAAGAAGTGGTTGACCCAACCATTGAAACCAGGCCCTCTACAAGTGCCCTTAAACGAGCCCTTTTGACAGCTTTGAGGTGTGTTGACCCAGATTCCAACAAACGACCAAAGATGAGTCAAGTTGTCCGAATGCTTGAATCGGAGGAATACCCCATACCAAGAGAG GATCGAAGACGTCCAAGGAAACATGGTGGAAACACAGAAGGTGAAATCCATATGGAGACCTCGGACACAGATAAAAGTGACATTCCAGTCTTGAAGTCGGAGATCAGAAGCAACCACAAGGCATAA